In Oncorhynchus clarkii lewisi isolate Uvic-CL-2024 chromosome 2, UVic_Ocla_1.0, whole genome shotgun sequence, one DNA window encodes the following:
- the LOC139368318 gene encoding capZ-interacting protein-like isoform X2: protein MEEDAPPKKSVAELAGKFKAHAPPFPTGTDGKPISPSLHPAKTKRNSALIEKLQANLALSPCSLLPSPKSPGLRLLPPSFTPTSTCSPIPPVTAVTPTSPVSRAPLPRSLSEEETPATFEVPATPTDGSLLPSINKGRARLSIRRRPPSRRHRKSSGEEGDGVTGEEMPLTTPDDPEAKVGEEEKGEGEEVFEKEVEEKDGERADTTMYTKEKIETGSSTPANSQQQIAKTDRSTTDPDPLEKTKSEKTLERQTGEERQEDRQTAEERPTGEEATGSRGEEVKDCGQGCGGEEKEKGRETCSVEESSTEREKEEGEELACKEKEGERDTDCNEEKENTKL, encoded by the exons GAGGACGCCCCGCCTAAGAAGTCAGTGGCGGAGCTGGCTGGAAAGTTCAAAGCTCATGCCCCTCCCTTCCCCACGGGAACTGACGGG AAACCCATCTCCCCGTCTCTGCATCCTGCCAAAACCAAAAGGAACTCTGCTCTTATTGAGAAACTGCAG gctaaCCTGGCTTTATCCCCTTGTTCCCTTCTACCCTCTCCTAAGAGCCCTGGGCTGAGACTGTTgcccccctccttcacccccacctccacctgctcccccatccctcctgttACTGCAGTAACCCCCACCTCCCCAGTCAGCAGGGCACCCCTCCCTCGGTCGCTGAGCGAGGAAGAGACACCTGCCACCTTTGAGGTCCCAGCCACACCCACCGACGGATCCCTACTGCCCAGTATCAACAAG GGAAGAGCCCGCCTCTCCATCCGGCGACGCCCACCTTCGAGACGCCACAGGAAGTCCAGCGGAGAGGAAGGAGACGGGGTGACGGGTGAAGAGATGCCCCTAACTACACCCGACGACCCTGAGGCCAAAGttggggaggaagagaaaggagagggggaggaggtgttTGAGAAGGAAGTGGAAGAGAAGGATGGCGAAAGAGCAGACACCACTATGTATACCAAAGAAAAGATAGAGACAGGCTCCTCTACCCCTGCTAACTCACAGCAACAGATTGCCAAAACAGACAGATCAACTACAGACCCTGACCCACTGGAAAAGACAAAGTCAGAGAAAAcgctggagagacagacaggagaggagagacaggaggacaggcagacagcagagGAGAGACCGACAGGAGAGGAGGCAACAGGGTCTAGAGGAGAAGAGGTGAAAGATTGTGGTCAGGGGTGTGgaggagaagaaaaggagaaggggagggagactTGTTCAGTGGAGGAgtcatctacagagagagagaaagaagagggggaagagcTGGCCTGcaaagaaaaggagggagagagagatacagactgcAACGAAGAGAAG
- the LOC139368318 gene encoding capZ-interacting protein-like isoform X1, with protein sequence MEEDAPPKKSVAELAGKFKAHAPPFPTGTDGSNKPVRRRPPRTLQLPKTTAQGQVDEEKPISPSLHPAKTKRNSALIEKLQANLALSPCSLLPSPKSPGLRLLPPSFTPTSTCSPIPPVTAVTPTSPVSRAPLPRSLSEEETPATFEVPATPTDGSLLPSINKGRARLSIRRRPPSRRHRKSSGEEGDGVTGEEMPLTTPDDPEAKVGEEEKGEGEEVFEKEVEEKDGERADTTMYTKEKIETGSSTPANSQQQIAKTDRSTTDPDPLEKTKSEKTLERQTGEERQEDRQTAEERPTGEEATGSRGEEVKDCGQGCGGEEKEKGRETCSVEESSTEREKEEGEELACKEKEGERDTDCNEEKENTKL encoded by the exons GAGGACGCCCCGCCTAAGAAGTCAGTGGCGGAGCTGGCTGGAAAGTTCAAAGCTCATGCCCCTCCCTTCCCCACGGGAACTGACGGG AGTAATAAGCCTGTTAGGAGACGCCCCCCTCGAACCCTACAGCTCCCCAAGACCACAGCACAGGGACAGGTGGacgaggag AAACCCATCTCCCCGTCTCTGCATCCTGCCAAAACCAAAAGGAACTCTGCTCTTATTGAGAAACTGCAG gctaaCCTGGCTTTATCCCCTTGTTCCCTTCTACCCTCTCCTAAGAGCCCTGGGCTGAGACTGTTgcccccctccttcacccccacctccacctgctcccccatccctcctgttACTGCAGTAACCCCCACCTCCCCAGTCAGCAGGGCACCCCTCCCTCGGTCGCTGAGCGAGGAAGAGACACCTGCCACCTTTGAGGTCCCAGCCACACCCACCGACGGATCCCTACTGCCCAGTATCAACAAG GGAAGAGCCCGCCTCTCCATCCGGCGACGCCCACCTTCGAGACGCCACAGGAAGTCCAGCGGAGAGGAAGGAGACGGGGTGACGGGTGAAGAGATGCCCCTAACTACACCCGACGACCCTGAGGCCAAAGttggggaggaagagaaaggagagggggaggaggtgttTGAGAAGGAAGTGGAAGAGAAGGATGGCGAAAGAGCAGACACCACTATGTATACCAAAGAAAAGATAGAGACAGGCTCCTCTACCCCTGCTAACTCACAGCAACAGATTGCCAAAACAGACAGATCAACTACAGACCCTGACCCACTGGAAAAGACAAAGTCAGAGAAAAcgctggagagacagacaggagaggagagacaggaggacaggcagacagcagagGAGAGACCGACAGGAGAGGAGGCAACAGGGTCTAGAGGAGAAGAGGTGAAAGATTGTGGTCAGGGGTGTGgaggagaagaaaaggagaaggggagggagactTGTTCAGTGGAGGAgtcatctacagagagagagaaagaagagggggaagagcTGGCCTGcaaagaaaaggagggagagagagatacagactgcAACGAAGAGAAG